A single Pagrus major chromosome 19, Pma_NU_1.0 DNA region contains:
- the LOC141014715 gene encoding leukocyte elastase inhibitor-like: MWVHACLNSEPIHNRNCCLQPQVLGFTKTEQPTEPGLEQVQMMQQVTQKPQIPQCLKPRNSQDDVHAKFAKLLSDLNKADAPYSLSVANRLYGEQSYQFVKDFLAETGKHYSAELESVDFKTKAEAARVNINSWVEKQTQDKIKDLLAQGVVDNMTKLVLVNAIYFKGNWAKQFKEEVTEDAKFRINKNDAKPVKMMRQTSEFRFNNVPEVNCKILEMPYKGNDLSMLIFLPNEIEDDTTGLEKLEKALTYEKFMEWTEKMHEEEVEVSLPRFKMEEKYDLNGVLISMGMVDAFNPAMSDFSGMSTTNDLSLTKVVHKAFVEVNEEGTEAAAATAPVMIALSFIPTPIFKADHPFLFFIRHNDTKSILFAGRFCSPE, encoded by the exons ATGTGGGTACATGCATGCCTTAACAGTGAGCCTATTCATAACAGAAACTGTTGTTTGCAACCCCAGGTCCTCGGCTTCACTAAGACAGAGCAACCGACAGAGCCTGGACTAGAGCAAGTGCAGATGATGCAGCAGGTCACCCAAAAGCCACAGATTCCACAG TGCCTGAAACCCCGGAACAGTCAAGATGATGTCCATGCTAAGTTTGCCAAACTGCTGAGTGATCTCAACAAGGCAGATGCTCCGTATTCCCTCAGTGTGGCCAACAGGCTGTATGGGGAGCAGTCCTACCAATTtgttaag GATTTCTTAGCAGAAACCGGAAAGCACTACAGCGCTGAGCTGGAGTCTGTCGACTTCAAAACCAAAGCCGAGGCGGCCAGGGTCAACATCAATAGCTGGGTGGAGAAGCAGACGCAAG ATAAAATCAAGGACTTGTTGGCCCAGGGTGTTGTGGATAACATGACCAAGCTGGTACTCGTCAATGCCATCTACTTCAAAGGCAACTGGGCCAAACAGTTCAAGGAGGAAGTTACTGAGGATGCTAAGTTCCGAATCAACAAG AATGACGCAAAGCCGGTGAAGATGATGAGACAGACAAGTGAATTCCGTTTCAACAATGTTCCTGAGGTCAACTGTAAG ATCCTAGAGATGCCCTACAAAGGGAACGACCTCAGCATGCTCATCTTCTTGCCTAACGAGATAGAGGATGACACCACAGGCTTGGAGAAG CTGGAGAAGGCGCTGACCTATGAGAAATTTATGGAATGGACAGAAAAGATGCatgaagaggaggtggaggtgagccTGCCTCGATTCAAGATGGAGGAGAAGTATGACCTAAACGGTGTCCTGATCAGCATGGGCATGGTGGATGCTTTTAATCCTGCAATGAGTGACTTCTCTG GAATGTCTACCACCAACGACCTGTCCCTGACGAAAGTCGTCCACAAGGCCTTCGTGGAGGTCAACGAGGAGGGaactgaggctgctgctgccactgctccCGTCATGATAGCCTTAAGCTTTATACCTACTCCCATCTTCAAAGCAGACCACccctttctcttcttcattcGACATAACGACACCAAGAGCATTCTCTTTGCTGGCCGGTTCTGCTCCCCTGAGTAA